A window of Zingiber officinale cultivar Zhangliang chromosome 5A, Zo_v1.1, whole genome shotgun sequence contains these coding sequences:
- the LOC121981262 gene encoding B3 domain-containing protein Os05g0481400-like isoform X1 has translation MASDANSYEELRRQRVQENLKHLEELGISQISKCLSEVAKCEQKILKPRASSKIKRKDATVEIRRSSRVRNIVSSYRDQVDEAELQSFRKRYCRSGQSGRAYTGRVVSYEEQVQAVKKAEGLQSNLDPSYPSFVKTMLRSHVSSCFWLGLPTRFCKQHLPPNELKMVLEDENGTEYDAVYIGNRTGLSGGWRGFAMDHNLEDGDALVFELREPARFKIYIIKAIDIDSPNNKIAGCIEQTGSPETEETPQLPASQKHKSRSCSRRKRAKTHKSACS, from the exons GAATTGGGAATCTCACAAATCTCAAAATGCCTATCAGAGGTTGCAAAGTGTGAGCAAAAGATATTG AAACCTCGTGCAAGCTCCAAAATCAAGAGAAAAGATGCAACAGTTGAGATTAGACGCTCTTCAAGAGTACGGAACATAGTTTCTTCTTATCGTGATCAA GTTGATGAAGCAGAACTGCAATCATTCCGTAAAAG ATACTGTAGAAGTGGACAGAGTGGAAGAGCATACACTGGAAGAGTTGTATCCTATGAAGAACAAGTTCAAGCAGTAAAGAAAGCAGAAGGACTTCAGAGCAATTTAGATCCTAGCTACCCCTCCTTTGTCAAGACTATGCTTCGATCGCATGTGTCTAGCTGCTTTTGGCTT GGACTTCCAACAAGGTTTTGCAAGCAACATCTACCTCCGAATGAGTTAAAAATGGTGCTAGAAGATGAGAACGGAACCGAGTATGATGCTGTATATATAGGAAACCGAACTGGCCTCAGTGGTGGCTGGAGAGGCTTTGCAATGGATCACAATTTGGAAGATGGGGATGCCTTGGTGTTTGAATTGAGAGAACCTGCAAGATTTAAG ATTTACATTATAAAAGCCATTGACATTGACAGTCCCAACAACAAGATTGCTGGATGTATTGAACAAACTGGATCACCAGAAACAGAGGAAACTCCACAATTACCTGCATCTCAAAAGCACAAATCCAGGTCGTGCTCTAGAAGAAAACGGGCTAAGACTCATAAATCTGCCTGTAGTTGA